The genomic DNA NNNNNNNNNNNNNNNNNNNNNNNNNNNNNNNNNNNNNNNNNNNNNNNNNNNNNNNNNNNGGGGAAGTGTGGAGGAGTTAGCCAAAGAGCCAAATACTTATTAGTctctaaaacaaccccaaaatccctaGGTCCTCCGCagtaagtcatccttaacgatcctacgagattttcaaaagtttcttgcgacttttatattttcaaagaagtgtttagggctcgttGGGTTCTATGAAATGTTAAACAAGGCTCTAATACCagatgtggcggaaccacctcggattagcttgattaaacagggttaagccgcttAACATGTGACACTCCtatctccccccccccccccccccccccaacccagTTCTAGCGATGCTCTCACCATCTCTCCCGCCTCGATCGTTGCGAGCTATGTCTAGACCCGTGAGCTATAGGTAACACCAAACCCTCAAACCGTAACCGCAATTTCCATCCTCAGTTCAATTTACAGTAAAGATTTTCGGTGATTGATGGAGAAGCAATATCTCAACCAGTGGATGAGGAGTAGAACTCAAATCATTTTGCGCTCTTTTGCTCGACGGTGCGGTTTCGGCCATCCTTCCTGTGTGCATGGTACGATTGTCGACACAACTGGTATAGTGTACCGTGAGCAGTTGTAAACCAGAGCAGCTAGCTTAGCGTTCACCGTTTAGCTTCTTGCACTGGTCCGGCCTGGCCAAAACGGTGTGTGCCGGTGCAGCATGTCGATCGAGTAGCTAGAGTGTGGTCGGTCAGCTGCGCCGGCCGGCGATCGCCATTGAATGCTCCAACCACATTTTCCACCTCCCATTTACTCCGCTCCGCGTCACCGGAGCGCTATATCTAGTGCCGGCAGCGCGGCACCGGCTTCTCCAACCAACTCGTGCTTGATAGATCATCTCGTCGGGTCCTTGCATTTATCGCCACGTCCATGTCCATGCAACAGCCGACGATGGAAGAAGCGGCGGCGTCGTCGCTCTCGCTCCTGCAGCTCGCCttcacggcggcggtggcgaccgccgcgctggccgccgccgtggccgtggcgagGTACAACCGGCGGTACAGGGGCCTGCGGCTGCCCCCCGGCCCGCCCGGGTGGCCCGTCGTCGGGAACCTCTTCCAGGTGGCCTTCTCCGGGAAGCTCTTCATCCACTACATCCGCGACCTGCGGCGGGAGTACGGGCCCATCCTGACGCTGCGCATGGGGCAGCGCACGCTGGTGATCATCAGCGGCGCCGAGGTCGCGCACGAGGCGCTCGTCGAGAAGGGCGCCGAGTTCGCCAGCCGGCCCCGGGAGAACACCACGCGCAACATCTTCTCCTCCAACAAGTTCACCGTCAACTCGGCGGTGTACGGGCCCGAGTGGCGGTCCCTGCGCCGGAACATGGTGTCCGGGATGCTGAGCGCGTCCCGGCTCAGGGAGTTCGGGCGCGCGAGGCGGCGCGCCATGGACCGGTTCGTGGCGCGGATGCGCGCCGAGGCCGCGGCGTCCCCGGACGGCGCGTCCGTTTGGGTGCTCCGGAACGCGCGCTTCGCGGTGTTCTGCATCCTCCTCGACATGACCTTCGGGCTGCTGGACCTCGACGAGGAGCACATCGTGCGCATCGACGCCGTCATGAAGCGCGTGCTGCTCGCCGTCGGCGTGCGCATGGACGACTACCTCCCGTTCCTCCGCCCCTTCTTCTGGCGGCACCAGCGCCGCGCCCTCGCCGTTCGCGCAGAGCAGGTCGTCACGCTGCTCCCGCTCATCAACCGGCGCCGCGCCATTCTCCGCGAGATGCAGggttcgtcgccgccgccggaccccaGCGTCGCCGCGCCCTTCTCGTACCTCGACTCCCTGCTTGACCTCCGCGTCGAGGGCCGCGACGGCGCGCCCAGCGACGACGAGCTGGTGACGCTCTGCGCGGAGCTCATAAACGGCGGGACCGACACCACGGCGACCGCGATCGAGTGGGGCATGGCGCGCATCGTGGACAACCCGTCCATCCAGGCCCGGCTCCACGAGGAGATCGCGCGGCAGGTCGGCGACGCGCGGCCCGTGGACGAAAAGGACACCGACGCCATGCCCTACCTGCAGGCGTTCGTGAAGGAGCTCCTCCGGAAGCACCCGCCCACGTACTTCTCGCTGACCCACGCCGCCGTGCGGCCGGGGAGCAAGCTCGCCGGGTACGACGTGCCGGCGGACGCGAACCTGGACATCTTCCTGCCGACCATCTCCGAGGACCCGAAGCTGTGGGAGCGGCCGGCGGAGTTCGACCCGGAGAGGTTCCTgtccggcggcgaggcggcggacaTGACGGGGTCGGCGGGGATCCGGATGATCCCGTTCGGGGCCGGGCGGAGGATCTGCCCCGGGCTGGCCATGGGGACGACGCACATCGCGCTGATGGTGGCCCGGATGGTGCAGGCGTTCGAGTGGCGCGCGCACccgtcgcagccgccgccggactTCAAGGACAAGGTGGAGTTCACGGTGGTCATGGACCggccgctgctcgccgccgtgaAGCCCCGGAGCCTCGCGTTCTGATGATCGGGTCGGACGCGTGCGCATGTCACCACGACGTCGTTGGCGTACGTGTGCACGCGCGCAGCTGGACATGcatggccgtggccgtgggctGCATGCTGCCTTGATCTCCCTTGAGGACGCAGGCAGACGTGGCGTATGCGTATGGGTACTTGGGTAGCTAGCTGCTCTCCCTCCTACAAGTAGTTGTCGTTCATGAATCATGAGCTGTGAACGCCTTCAGGTGTGCGGGTCTCTGCTTGTCGTGTGTCGTATGATGTACGAGCGATGTAGCATATATACGCGAAAAAATGCTACATGTTGCCATGTTGGTAGTAGCTGTAGTACTTAACGAACGTATAAGAATGAATATTTTGTTTCTCTCTATTTCCAAATATATGCAACAGTTGAGCATCATGGGCGTTTCTGATTGTTTTCGTGATGCCATCACTGTCCGGAACCACCAACATGGCTCGTGCTTCGTGGCCGTGCATCGCATGCAGGAGCATAAGCATTTTTTTGTGACGTGTACTTTCGGCTACTCGTTTCAATCAGTTCGTAATTCAAGTCTACCACACCTCCAGGGTGAGGGTACATGTCCTCCTGTATGTGCCCCGGGCGAGTCCAATGCATTGGAGCAGATGGCACATAATTCTTTTGTTCTATGTACGTCCACGACGCAGCAATTAATGATAGCATCGTCTCTTAGCGTGATGGCGGAGGCGTGAGGATACGATTATACGGCAAAAGCAGTAGACCCAGTAGCATCAAAGCCATCGTAGATGGGGAATGAGAAGTGTGGGTTCCAAGTAACATGGTGGTTGCTGACAGAGGGAAAGCAGGCAGGCACTGTAGGACCGTATCCTGTTTCAGACAACGCTCTGTTGAATGGAGGACATATGCTTGAGAGCCATTATTTGAGTAGGGACTAAGAAAGTT from Setaria italica strain Yugu1 chromosome VII, Setaria_italica_v2.0, whole genome shotgun sequence includes the following:
- the LOC101753063 gene encoding cytochrome P450 77A4, with the protein product MSMQQPTMEEAAASSLSLLQLAFTAAVATAALAAAVAVARYNRRYRGLRLPPGPPGWPVVGNLFQVAFSGKLFIHYIRDLRREYGPILTLRMGQRTLVIISGAEVAHEALVEKGAEFASRPRENTTRNIFSSNKFTVNSAVYGPEWRSLRRNMVSGMLSASRLREFGRARRRAMDRFVARMRAEAAASPDGASVWVLRNARFAVFCILLDMTFGLLDLDEEHIVRIDAVMKRVLLAVGVRMDDYLPFLRPFFWRHQRRALAVRAEQVVTLLPLINRRRAILREMQGSSPPPDPSVAAPFSYLDSLLDLRVEGRDGAPSDDELVTLCAELINGGTDTTATAIEWGMARIVDNPSIQARLHEEIARQVGDARPVDEKDTDAMPYLQAFVKELLRKHPPTYFSLTHAAVRPGSKLAGYDVPADANLDIFLPTISEDPKLWERPAEFDPERFLSGGEAADMTGSAGIRMIPFGAGRRICPGLAMGTTHIALMVARMVQAFEWRAHPSQPPPDFKDKVEFTVVMDRPLLAAVKPRSLAF